One region of Rubinisphaera margarita genomic DNA includes:
- a CDS encoding Gfo/Idh/MocA family protein: protein METTNGSLNRKLRMALTGGGQGSFIGRVHATAAVLDNRAALVAGALSSNPEKAKASAPAYDIPEERAYGSYRELVESEMALPEGERIDFVSVATPNHTHFEIAKCALEAGLNVICDKPMTFDFDQAKELVDVVEKSGAVFAVSHNYTGYPLVRQAREMALSGELGEIQAIRSNYIQGWLRTKLEDSDQKQAAWRTDPKKSGAAGAFGDIGTHAYNLGRYMTGLLPEQVSCHLKSMVEGRSLDDYGHAVIRMENGGLMTVTASQISHGRENDLFIEIDGTKKALQWRQENPNEMIVRENGQPHKIYTRDPNADFMTPIAASSCRLPAGHPEAFFEAFANVYRFAYDAMVQRAEGKDFEKRDTIYPNIYDGAEGMYFIQQCVASSAENGAWLPMKYEKARR from the coding sequence ATGGAAACCACCAACGGCAGTTTGAATCGCAAGCTTCGCATGGCCCTGACAGGCGGAGGCCAGGGATCGTTCATCGGACGCGTGCATGCTACCGCAGCCGTGCTCGACAACCGTGCGGCCCTCGTTGCCGGGGCGCTCTCGTCCAATCCAGAGAAAGCCAAGGCTTCCGCACCGGCTTACGACATCCCCGAAGAACGCGCTTACGGCAGCTATCGGGAATTGGTCGAATCGGAAATGGCTCTTCCAGAAGGCGAGCGGATCGACTTCGTCAGCGTCGCCACCCCGAATCATACGCACTTCGAGATTGCCAAATGCGCGCTCGAAGCCGGGTTGAATGTAATCTGCGATAAGCCGATGACATTCGATTTCGATCAGGCCAAAGAACTGGTCGACGTTGTCGAGAAGTCGGGAGCCGTCTTCGCGGTCTCGCATAACTACACCGGGTATCCACTGGTGCGACAGGCCCGTGAGATGGCCCTCTCGGGTGAGCTGGGAGAAATTCAGGCGATCCGTTCGAACTACATTCAGGGCTGGCTGCGGACCAAGCTGGAAGATTCCGACCAGAAGCAGGCCGCGTGGCGGACCGATCCGAAGAAGTCGGGAGCAGCGGGAGCATTTGGCGATATCGGAACGCACGCCTACAACCTCGGCCGCTACATGACCGGACTGCTGCCGGAACAGGTTTCGTGTCATCTCAAGTCGATGGTTGAAGGACGGTCGCTCGACGATTACGGCCATGCCGTGATTCGGATGGAGAATGGCGGTCTGATGACCGTCACGGCGTCTCAGATTTCGCATGGTCGTGAGAACGACCTGTTTATCGAGATTGACGGAACCAAAAAGGCGCTGCAGTGGCGTCAGGAGAATCCGAACGAAATGATCGTTCGCGAGAACGGCCAGCCTCACAAGATTTACACCCGCGACCCGAACGCCGACTTCATGACGCCGATCGCGGCTTCTTCCTGCCGGCTGCCCGCCGGTCATCCCGAAGCCTTCTTTGAAGCGTTCGCGAACGTGTACCGCTTTGCGTACGATGCCATGGTCCAGCGGGCGGAAGGCAAGGACTTCGAAAAACGCGACACGATTTATCCCAACATCTACGATGGGGCCGAGGGGATGTATTTCATCCAGCAGTGCGTCGCCAGCAGCGCCGAGAACGGAGCCTGGTTGCCCATGAAGTACGAAAAAGCCCGCCGCTAG
- a CDS encoding PD-(D/E)XK nuclease family protein → MLHLVSGLTGSGKTAQCLQSYRQALRAQADDGDMGQTLWITPTHRSVQQVIESLFDEDLRCCFDPGVMTFDQFAERVLNRSGHAASMLKPFQRWMLLRYLVNQSLQAGELQHFRNVARTFGFVSLLSQFISELKREETWPDALRRALERRPPSAKDEELCRLYERYQDTLGEWNKYDAEGRFWLARTLLAEGKWNAFPRLRLVVVDGFTDFTATQYVTLSLIARHADEMYVTFPVERNDSREDLFSKPLRSLHALRRHAKKQGVDVDEIEVRPESPETDGMQATGLVTIRQNLFANPRKLQPSDESTGVELVAASGARAEMREVVRRVKSLLLHHVPAEDIIVTTRDLQHAAPLIEEIWSDAGVPFHLEVNRPVSSLPLAKSISALFAVSVSDWSYASLKKLLTQTTIRFQGDDVRTRITLRTLRRLNLRRNRAEILETLNSLVARGGSSDADVSALETSLEVLTELDDLLKPFQQKQTWTEHVQRLVARVRELFRQNKTDTEPTPFAILRPEDEFDLIVGLLRDASRFQDDLLAASGQLASLQEFASWADEQFRTQHLPPRRPRPGEVQILEASDARHLRAKYLFVCGLQEGTFPSSREHQPFYSEQERQQWIELGVPLDHRAGHYQDEMQFFYRLATRPSQQLTLAYSFVSSRGQPQYASPFYQATRSLFADPRVETKIDQLSPVPRAGELLTETDLRLYAVKSISDGDPVLLRWMLSQQKYDRQSQCLLAAARMNAARFESHGFTPYEGMLRSPAVRQRLMDWFTPQYTFSATQLESYASCPYRFHLDTVLELEPQSAPRLETDHRKRGTIIHDLLAELHETELRELLAADAEGKSTLLSTKFLDLLQQRFGRNISGNELQQSLDEIEASLLSEWADLYESQTEQYTGRFDVEWEQPLEPKFREIAFGSSSSRRETEEPAGYPPVAFGSEDERVFIEGRIDRIDVGRTGGRDTFVLIDYKTGKPPKFKDADVSRGTHLQLALYTVAIMRLQLLGEDAVPWFVGYWGVRQDGFEPRFLGGKRNPDPLGEEFLKIWAEQLDLILPKLIRSLRNAEFPVINPDEECTSRCPYSTVCRVNQVRAVAEPLEKLWTVQTQPEENS, encoded by the coding sequence ATATGGGCCAGACGCTGTGGATTACGCCGACGCATCGTTCGGTCCAGCAGGTCATCGAATCGCTGTTCGATGAGGATCTCCGCTGTTGTTTCGACCCGGGGGTGATGACGTTCGACCAGTTCGCCGAGCGGGTGCTGAATCGCTCAGGCCACGCCGCGTCGATGCTCAAGCCGTTCCAGCGGTGGATGCTGCTCCGATATCTGGTCAATCAGTCGCTTCAGGCCGGCGAACTGCAACATTTCCGGAATGTGGCCCGTACGTTCGGTTTCGTCAGCCTGCTCTCGCAGTTCATTTCTGAACTGAAGCGGGAAGAGACCTGGCCAGATGCGTTGCGTCGGGCACTCGAACGGCGTCCTCCCTCGGCAAAAGACGAGGAACTCTGTCGGCTGTACGAACGGTATCAGGACACGCTGGGAGAATGGAACAAATACGATGCCGAAGGCCGCTTCTGGCTGGCCCGCACTCTTCTGGCGGAAGGGAAATGGAACGCGTTTCCCCGGTTGCGGCTCGTTGTCGTCGATGGCTTCACCGACTTCACAGCGACGCAGTACGTCACACTGTCGTTGATTGCCCGACACGCCGATGAGATGTATGTGACCTTTCCGGTCGAACGGAACGACAGTCGTGAGGATCTGTTCTCGAAACCGCTCCGGTCATTACATGCCCTCCGGCGACATGCGAAGAAACAGGGGGTGGATGTCGATGAGATCGAAGTTCGCCCGGAGTCTCCGGAGACCGATGGCATGCAGGCCACGGGGCTGGTGACGATTCGCCAGAATCTTTTCGCCAATCCGCGGAAGCTTCAGCCTTCGGACGAATCCACGGGAGTGGAACTGGTTGCCGCATCCGGAGCGCGCGCCGAGATGCGGGAGGTGGTCCGGCGGGTTAAATCGCTGCTGCTGCATCATGTTCCCGCGGAAGACATCATCGTAACGACGCGCGACCTGCAGCATGCGGCCCCGTTAATCGAAGAAATCTGGTCCGATGCCGGCGTGCCGTTTCATCTCGAAGTGAACCGGCCCGTCAGTTCGTTGCCACTGGCGAAATCGATCTCGGCTTTGTTTGCCGTGAGTGTGAGCGACTGGTCGTACGCTTCCCTCAAGAAACTGTTGACGCAAACGACAATCCGCTTTCAGGGGGATGATGTCCGCACCCGCATCACGCTGAGAACGCTTCGCCGTCTCAATCTGCGGCGCAATCGAGCCGAAATTCTGGAGACCCTGAACTCGCTCGTCGCGCGCGGCGGCTCCTCGGACGCCGATGTGTCGGCCCTGGAAACCTCGCTCGAAGTTCTTACCGAGCTGGATGACCTGCTCAAGCCGTTTCAGCAGAAGCAGACCTGGACCGAACATGTGCAGCGACTTGTCGCCCGGGTGCGGGAACTCTTCCGGCAGAACAAAACCGATACCGAACCGACTCCGTTCGCGATCCTTCGGCCCGAGGATGAGTTCGACCTGATCGTCGGTCTATTGCGAGACGCGAGCCGCTTTCAGGATGATCTGCTGGCCGCCTCAGGACAGCTTGCCAGTCTGCAGGAATTCGCGAGCTGGGCCGATGAGCAGTTCCGAACGCAGCATCTGCCGCCGCGTCGTCCGCGTCCGGGAGAAGTGCAGATACTCGAAGCGAGCGACGCCCGGCATCTGCGGGCGAAGTATCTGTTCGTATGCGGATTGCAGGAAGGGACTTTCCCGTCATCCCGCGAACATCAGCCGTTTTACAGCGAGCAGGAACGGCAGCAGTGGATCGAACTCGGCGTGCCGCTCGATCACAGAGCGGGGCATTACCAGGATGAAATGCAGTTCTTCTATCGACTGGCGACCCGCCCGTCGCAGCAGTTGACTCTGGCTTATTCGTTCGTTTCTTCACGCGGCCAGCCGCAGTACGCCAGCCCGTTCTATCAGGCGACGCGAAGTCTGTTCGCAGATCCCCGGGTCGAAACGAAGATCGATCAGCTTTCGCCGGTGCCGCGCGCAGGCGAATTGCTCACCGAGACCGATCTCCGGCTGTATGCCGTGAAGTCGATCAGCGACGGCGATCCGGTGCTGCTGCGATGGATGTTGTCGCAGCAGAAATACGACCGGCAGTCTCAGTGCCTGTTGGCGGCTGCCCGGATGAATGCCGCGCGATTCGAATCCCACGGTTTTACGCCCTACGAAGGAATGTTGCGAAGTCCGGCCGTGCGGCAACGATTGATGGACTGGTTCACGCCGCAGTACACCTTCAGCGCGACTCAGCTCGAATCGTACGCGAGCTGTCCGTACCGGTTTCATCTCGATACCGTGCTTGAACTCGAACCGCAGTCTGCTCCCCGGCTCGAGACCGATCATCGCAAGCGTGGAACAATCATCCACGATCTGCTGGCCGAACTTCACGAAACCGAACTGCGTGAGTTGCTGGCCGCCGATGCGGAGGGGAAGAGCACGCTGCTGTCGACGAAATTTCTCGACCTGCTGCAGCAGCGATTCGGACGCAACATCTCCGGCAACGAATTGCAACAGTCGCTGGATGAGATCGAAGCCAGTCTGCTTTCGGAGTGGGCCGATTTGTACGAGTCTCAAACCGAGCAGTACACCGGTCGGTTCGACGTTGAATGGGAACAGCCACTGGAGCCAAAGTTCCGCGAGATTGCATTCGGGAGCAGCAGCTCTCGACGAGAAACGGAAGAGCCGGCCGGGTATCCTCCCGTCGCCTTCGGTTCGGAAGATGAGCGCGTCTTCATTGAAGGTCGCATCGACCGGATTGATGTCGGACGAACCGGCGGACGCGATACCTTTGTGCTGATCGACTACAAGACAGGCAAGCCGCCGAAGTTCAAGGATGCCGATGTCTCGCGCGGGACTCATCTGCAGTTGGCGCTCTACACGGTGGCCATCATGCGACTGCAACTGCTGGGTGAAGACGCCGTCCCCTGGTTCGTCGGCTACTGGGGTGTCCGTCAAGATGGATTCGAGCCGCGGTTCCTGGGCGGAAAACGGAACCCGGATCCGCTTGGCGAGGAGTTCCTGAAGATCTGGGCGGAACAACTCGATCTAATTCTGCCGAAGCTCATCCGTTCCCTGCGGAATGCCGAGTTTCCCGTGATCAATCCAGATGAGGAATGCACGAGCCGGTGTCCGTACTCAACCGTTTGTCGCGTCAATCAGGTCCGAGCGGTCGCCGAGCCCCTCGAAAAACTCTGGACCGTTCAGACTCAGCCTGAAGAGAACAGCTAA
- a CDS encoding sigma-54-dependent transcriptional regulator: MNSPSAGKLRVLFVDDEAPIRDVMKLELPRMGHDPTICEDGQSAMKALEKHTFDAAIIDLRMPGLSGWDVVDHIKQVSPETEIIISTGHGSMEAAIQALRKGAYDFIPKPCKLVTIANVLKRVADKRAMMNKTIALENRLKAVEGTCRMIGSTPAMQQVKSMISKVAPTDSAVLVLGETGTGKELVARRIHEESHRSQMPFVAVNCGALPENLVESEFFGHRKGAFTGADTPRKGLFEVANGGTLFLDELGELDRNMQVKLLRFLESGEVRRVGENEAFHVDVRIVCATNRHLEEMVTAGSFREDLYFRVNTFQINLPPLRERRDDIPSIAKNLLTRFMKRNDVPENIFTPETLETLKAHVWTGNVRELANAIEYAVILSGGQAILPEHLPTSVTNRVTVNLPPAPAPAPVAEAAPVEHEVKTLRQVEQEIILASLERNQGDKPQTARELGIALKTLYNKLNQYEAQGLEIAS; this comes from the coding sequence TTGAACTCACCATCAGCTGGCAAATTGCGTGTTCTCTTCGTCGATGACGAAGCGCCCATTCGGGACGTCATGAAACTCGAGCTTCCACGCATGGGCCATGATCCGACGATCTGTGAAGACGGTCAGTCGGCCATGAAAGCGCTGGAAAAGCATACATTCGACGCAGCGATCATCGATCTGCGGATGCCGGGATTGAGCGGCTGGGATGTGGTCGATCACATCAAGCAGGTCTCGCCGGAAACCGAAATCATCATCAGCACCGGCCATGGCAGCATGGAAGCCGCCATTCAGGCACTCCGGAAAGGTGCGTACGATTTCATTCCGAAGCCCTGCAAGCTCGTCACCATCGCCAACGTCCTTAAACGTGTGGCCGACAAACGGGCCATGATGAATAAGACAATCGCTCTTGAGAATCGACTGAAAGCTGTCGAGGGAACGTGCCGGATGATCGGCAGTACCCCCGCCATGCAGCAGGTCAAGTCGATGATTTCCAAGGTGGCTCCAACCGACTCCGCGGTCCTTGTTCTCGGCGAAACCGGAACCGGAAAAGAGCTTGTCGCTCGCCGCATTCATGAAGAGAGCCATCGCTCCCAGATGCCATTCGTGGCGGTGAACTGCGGGGCCCTTCCCGAGAATCTCGTTGAGAGCGAATTCTTCGGTCATCGCAAAGGCGCATTTACTGGAGCCGACACTCCCCGAAAGGGACTGTTCGAAGTCGCCAATGGAGGCACTCTGTTCCTGGACGAACTCGGTGAACTCGATCGCAACATGCAGGTCAAACTGCTGCGATTCCTCGAATCAGGTGAAGTCCGACGGGTCGGTGAAAACGAAGCGTTCCATGTCGACGTTCGCATTGTCTGTGCGACGAACCGGCATCTGGAAGAGATGGTCACCGCCGGCTCGTTCCGGGAAGACCTCTACTTCCGCGTGAATACGTTCCAGATTAATCTGCCGCCATTGCGGGAACGCCGTGATGACATTCCGTCCATCGCAAAGAATCTGCTGACCCGATTCATGAAGCGAAATGATGTGCCGGAGAACATCTTCACTCCAGAGACACTGGAAACCCTGAAGGCTCACGTCTGGACCGGCAACGTCCGCGAACTGGCGAACGCCATTGAATATGCGGTGATTCTGTCCGGCGGTCAGGCCATTCTGCCAGAACACCTGCCGACGAGTGTCACGAATCGCGTCACGGTGAACCTTCCCCCCGCTCCGGCTCCCGCACCAGTCGCGGAAGCGGCTCCGGTAGAGCATGAAGTCAAAACGTTGCGTCAGGTCGAACAGGAAATCATCCTGGCTTCGCTCGAACGCAATCAGGGCGACAAACCACAGACCGCTCGCGAGCTCGGCATCGCTTTGAAGACGCTTTACAACAAGCTGAATCAGTACGAAGCTCAGGGACTTGAGATCGCCAGCTGA
- a CDS encoding UvrD-helicase domain-containing protein, which translates to MPYTPQQAAAIETRNVSIALAAGAGCGKTFVLTQRFVAELMRKPCSETLDGLMAITFTDRAAREMRDRIRERVREQLASCEDDEVASWQAILRDLETARIQTIHSFCTSTLRRYSTELGIDPEFSVLDEPTATALLSQTVETQLETLLRAKNEDAFSFVLRYGLEDTLRRLRELTRQRFQLPETISVASAEAELIDFWRRFHREQYLPMKFDELKESPEVSQLQPMLGNDLASTPKWKDRQQILREHLGALEYTGSLTVESLQELREACTVQHVHKNKWISEEIYEQVRDSLKQLRIRIDALLPVLELDPVALQQGAMFGLQALRMTTQIVRAYQQQKRDQATLDFDDLLLMMRDLLQTDESVRKSLQQGTHFLLLDEFQDTDPVQTEIVRAICGDRLTSGGLFLVGDVKQSIYRFRRADPSVFRQLREQIPRPGQLSLTRNFRSQQGVLDFVNFLFAPAMPGEYDSLTAFDENEYPPRSKVEFLWSSDPDVDDGATVGDKRRIEAEWIASRIQTLLEDDTPRIREKNADGQIELRPVRNGDITILFRAFSHLGVYEDALRKAGIEYYVVSGRAFFAQQEVFDLANLCRFLDDDSDEVALVGILRSPMFGWSDDTIAEVADHSGGLWQTLSQNERVSVSDAAQAGVVGRTREILSELMDLRHRVGIGTLLRHAVTETGYDGALLTEFLGERKVANLQKLLSMADQFDQVALLGLSEFSDRLLESISEDAKEELAATHAESGDVVRLMTVHQSKGLEFPVVFVADINRRQNANRDTSVLHPRLGPLLSLPYIKGEQLTHPVLTMHRDLEAAEDESEAIRLFYVATTRAADLLVLSAYWHPDESLSGPWMTLLADRFDLTTGLARHDPLLGQMQQPGMEPQRLPHITITSEKPERRRPESEPRPTRLSKWEELLSSSEPVRPPLMALPATPTSLQPLRISVSQLEDLDAKLRTSDGQKSSGMIAASDVKLSLQESELLGHVLHAAMEHLDANEPGEIDRVLQQAADELGETLPAEVQRTAAQRLKQLFASDLLEELATAPQLHREAEFLLRWAGENGDPGATVVGTVDCLLRNERGEWHLIDYKTGRLPETPEAVLEKFGIQMCLYALAIQEWTGNYPASIRIIQLGETIREVELKITDAIIAQFRSRIHAALRQARNSLLPMPVEEPSPESLQRTVQA; encoded by the coding sequence ATGCCCTACACACCGCAGCAGGCTGCTGCCATTGAAACGCGGAATGTCTCGATCGCCCTGGCCGCTGGAGCCGGGTGCGGGAAGACGTTTGTATTGACCCAACGCTTTGTCGCCGAGCTGATGCGAAAGCCCTGTTCGGAAACGCTCGACGGACTCATGGCTATCACGTTCACAGATCGAGCCGCCCGGGAAATGCGGGATCGGATTCGCGAACGGGTGCGGGAGCAACTCGCCAGTTGCGAGGACGACGAAGTGGCCAGCTGGCAGGCAATTCTGCGGGATCTTGAAACCGCACGCATTCAGACGATTCACTCGTTCTGTACGTCGACATTGCGGCGATATTCGACCGAGCTGGGCATCGATCCCGAGTTCTCAGTCCTCGATGAGCCCACAGCGACGGCGCTGCTTTCGCAGACGGTGGAAACGCAACTCGAAACCCTGTTGCGGGCCAAAAACGAAGATGCTTTCAGTTTCGTGCTCCGGTATGGACTGGAAGATACACTCCGTCGCCTCCGCGAACTGACTCGGCAGCGTTTTCAGCTTCCGGAAACCATAAGTGTCGCCTCGGCGGAAGCGGAGCTGATCGATTTCTGGCGTCGCTTTCATCGCGAGCAGTATCTACCGATGAAGTTCGACGAACTGAAGGAATCTCCCGAAGTCTCGCAGTTGCAGCCGATGCTCGGGAACGATCTCGCTTCGACGCCGAAATGGAAGGATCGTCAGCAGATTCTCCGCGAGCATCTGGGGGCGCTCGAATATACCGGCTCGTTAACCGTGGAGTCCCTTCAGGAACTGCGGGAAGCTTGCACCGTCCAGCATGTTCACAAGAACAAATGGATTTCCGAAGAGATCTACGAACAGGTTCGCGATAGCCTCAAACAATTGCGAATTCGAATTGACGCGTTGCTCCCGGTGCTCGAACTCGATCCTGTTGCACTGCAGCAGGGGGCGATGTTCGGCCTGCAGGCCCTGCGGATGACGACCCAGATTGTACGAGCCTATCAGCAACAGAAACGGGATCAGGCGACTCTCGACTTCGACGACCTGCTGCTGATGATGCGGGATTTGCTGCAGACGGATGAATCAGTCCGTAAGAGCCTGCAGCAGGGAACGCATTTTCTACTGCTCGACGAGTTTCAGGACACCGATCCGGTACAGACGGAGATCGTTCGAGCAATCTGCGGCGACCGGCTCACATCCGGCGGTCTGTTCCTCGTAGGTGATGTCAAGCAATCGATTTATCGCTTCCGTCGAGCCGATCCTTCTGTGTTCCGCCAGTTACGGGAACAGATTCCGAGACCGGGGCAACTCTCGCTGACACGGAACTTTCGCAGCCAGCAGGGCGTGCTGGACTTTGTGAACTTCCTGTTCGCCCCGGCGATGCCCGGTGAGTACGACAGTCTCACCGCATTCGATGAGAACGAGTACCCGCCGCGAAGCAAAGTCGAGTTCCTCTGGTCGAGCGATCCGGATGTCGATGACGGTGCGACAGTCGGCGACAAGCGGCGCATTGAAGCCGAATGGATTGCCTCGCGAATTCAGACACTGCTGGAAGACGACACGCCGCGAATCCGGGAGAAAAACGCCGACGGCCAGATCGAACTGCGTCCGGTGCGGAACGGGGATATCACGATCCTGTTTCGGGCCTTTAGTCATCTTGGCGTCTACGAAGATGCGTTGCGGAAAGCCGGGATTGAATATTACGTTGTCAGCGGACGGGCGTTCTTTGCTCAACAGGAAGTTTTCGATCTGGCGAATCTCTGTCGGTTCCTCGATGACGATTCCGATGAAGTCGCCCTGGTCGGCATTCTCCGTTCCCCCATGTTCGGCTGGTCCGATGACACCATTGCCGAAGTCGCCGATCACTCGGGTGGACTCTGGCAGACGCTGAGCCAGAACGAACGGGTGTCGGTCAGCGATGCCGCTCAGGCGGGAGTCGTGGGGCGAACCCGGGAGATCCTTAGCGAGCTGATGGACCTGCGGCATCGGGTGGGTATTGGCACGCTGCTTCGTCACGCGGTCACTGAGACGGGATACGACGGGGCGCTGCTGACCGAGTTTCTCGGCGAGCGAAAAGTCGCGAACTTGCAGAAGCTTCTCTCGATGGCCGACCAGTTCGATCAGGTGGCTCTGTTGGGACTCTCCGAGTTCAGCGATCGGTTGCTGGAATCGATTTCGGAAGATGCCAAGGAAGAGTTGGCGGCGACTCATGCCGAGAGCGGCGATGTCGTCCGACTGATGACCGTGCACCAGTCAAAAGGACTCGAGTTTCCGGTTGTCTTTGTCGCCGATATTAACCGTCGACAAAACGCGAATCGCGATACGTCCGTGCTGCATCCCCGGCTCGGTCCGCTGCTCTCGTTGCCCTATATCAAGGGCGAGCAACTCACTCATCCTGTTCTTACGATGCACCGCGATCTGGAAGCTGCCGAAGACGAATCGGAAGCGATTCGTCTCTTTTATGTCGCGACCACTCGAGCAGCCGATTTGCTGGTTCTGTCCGCGTACTGGCATCCCGATGAAAGTCTGTCGGGGCCGTGGATGACTCTGCTTGCCGATCGATTCGACCTCACGACAGGCCTGGCGCGTCACGATCCGCTGCTGGGGCAGATGCAGCAGCCGGGGATGGAACCGCAGCGGCTTCCGCATATCACCATCACGTCCGAGAAACCTGAGCGACGGCGGCCGGAATCCGAACCGCGGCCAACCCGGCTCTCGAAGTGGGAAGAGCTGCTCTCAAGTTCAGAGCCCGTCCGGCCGCCATTGATGGCACTTCCCGCGACGCCGACATCGCTGCAGCCGCTGCGAATCTCGGTTTCGCAGCTCGAAGACCTTGATGCGAAGCTTCGAACTTCGGACGGACAGAAGTCGTCCGGCATGATCGCGGCTTCGGATGTGAAACTGTCACTGCAGGAGTCGGAGCTGCTGGGCCACGTTCTGCATGCGGCTATGGAACATCTCGATGCGAACGAGCCCGGAGAGATCGATCGCGTGCTTCAGCAGGCCGCCGATGAACTTGGCGAAACTCTGCCGGCGGAAGTTCAGCGAACAGCCGCTCAACGACTCAAGCAGTTGTTCGCTTCAGATCTGCTTGAAGAGCTGGCCACAGCACCCCAGTTGCACCGCGAAGCTGAATTTTTGCTCCGCTGGGCCGGCGAGAACGGTGATCCAGGAGCGACGGTCGTCGGGACCGTCGACTGTCTATTGCGGAACGAACGCGGGGAATGGCATCTGATCGACTACAAAACAGGGCGGCTGCCGGAGACTCCTGAAGCCGTGCTGGAGAAGTTCGGCATCCAAATGTGTCTCTACGCTCTGGCGATTCAGGAATGGACCGGGAACTATCCGGCGTCGATCCGAATCATTCAGCTGGGAGAGACGATTCGCGAAGTCGAGCTGAAAATCACCGACGCAATCATTGCACAATTCCGCTCGCGTATTCATGCTGCGCTCCGACAGGCTCGGAACTCATTACTTCCGATGCCGGTTGAGGAACCATCCCCCGAATCCCTTCAGCGAACAGTCCAGGCGTGA
- a CDS encoding class I SAM-dependent methyltransferase yields MNSDGPLELWQQLHSTPEIFDAIAAAEGSELQRQTQLRSQYPAELVRLALELTSLREQARLKFSLADQLWMTRQSLEQSSSEELAIYKARRLRTAVPDNEPVLDFCTGLGADAIALAAGGTVITYDLDPVVLQLARWNAETYGVADRIEFRQQDVNDVEVAGRVLHLDPDQRDASGKRQRRLELIQPNLEKMQQLAMSCRAGVIKLSPASNFGGKFPECEVELVSWRGECKQALIWCGELAEPEQWRATVLPAGASLVGDPLSAYPQFGEVAAFIYDPDPAVVRAGMINHLSEETGASRLDEAEEYLTSNELIASPFMAAFEVHEVLGRNEKELRRWIRSNDIGSVEIKCRHLKIDVEKTRKSLPLQGAGTATVIFARVGGKSKVIVCSRVSEQQT; encoded by the coding sequence GTGAATTCCGACGGCCCTCTCGAACTCTGGCAACAACTGCATTCGACTCCGGAGATCTTCGACGCCATCGCGGCGGCCGAGGGATCCGAATTGCAGCGGCAGACACAACTGCGCTCTCAGTATCCGGCGGAACTCGTCCGCCTCGCACTGGAGTTGACCAGCCTGCGCGAACAGGCGCGACTGAAGTTCTCTCTCGCTGATCAACTCTGGATGACGCGCCAGTCCCTGGAGCAGTCCTCTTCAGAAGAACTTGCCATCTACAAAGCCCGGCGGCTGCGGACGGCTGTGCCCGATAATGAACCCGTCCTCGATTTCTGCACCGGACTGGGAGCCGACGCGATTGCTCTCGCGGCTGGCGGGACGGTGATCACTTACGATCTTGATCCAGTCGTTCTGCAACTGGCCCGCTGGAATGCCGAGACCTACGGAGTCGCCGATCGGATCGAGTTCCGCCAACAGGATGTCAACGATGTTGAGGTTGCCGGGCGTGTTCTGCACCTGGATCCTGATCAGCGGGATGCGTCTGGAAAGCGCCAGCGGCGGCTCGAACTGATTCAGCCGAACCTGGAAAAGATGCAGCAACTGGCGATGAGCTGCCGGGCAGGGGTGATCAAGCTCAGTCCGGCCAGTAATTTTGGCGGCAAGTTTCCGGAATGCGAAGTGGAACTGGTCAGCTGGCGAGGCGAGTGCAAACAGGCTCTCATCTGGTGTGGAGAACTCGCGGAGCCCGAACAGTGGCGGGCCACGGTTCTGCCAGCGGGAGCGTCACTGGTCGGAGACCCGCTCTCAGCCTATCCGCAGTTCGGTGAAGTCGCCGCGTTTATCTACGATCCCGATCCGGCCGTCGTGCGAGCAGGGATGATCAACCATCTGTCCGAAGAAACGGGAGCCAGCCGACTTGACGAAGCCGAGGAGTATCTCACATCGAACGAGTTGATCGCTTCGCCCTTCATGGCGGCCTTCGAGGTTCACGAAGTCCTGGGGCGGAATGAAAAAGAGCTCCGCCGATGGATTCGCAGCAATGACATCGGCAGCGTGGAGATTAAGTGCCGCCATCTCAAGATCGACGTCGAGAAAACAAGAAAGTCGCTGCCTCTGCAGGGAGCAGGGACAGCGACTGTGATCTTTGCCCGCGTCGGCGGGAAGTCGAAGGTCATCGTCTGCTCGCGTGTCAGCGAACAGCAGACATGA